One Mycobacterium sp. SMC-4 DNA window includes the following coding sequences:
- a CDS encoding demethylmenaquinone methyltransferase — protein sequence MNRASLEKDPHEVASMFDGVARRYDLTNTVLSLGQDRFWRRATRQALRIGPGDKVLDLAAGTAVSTVELAGSGAWCVAADFSVGMLGAGAARDVPKVAGDATRLPFGDGVFDAVTISFGLRNVVDHSAGLREMARVTRPGGRLVVCEFSTPTNGLFATVYKEYLMQALPRMARAVSSNPDAYVYLAESIRAWPDQPALAGRIAAAGWSQVRWRNLSGGIVALHAAVKA from the coding sequence ATGAACCGCGCGTCGCTGGAGAAGGACCCCCACGAGGTCGCGTCGATGTTCGACGGGGTGGCGCGCCGCTACGACCTGACCAACACCGTGCTGTCGCTGGGGCAGGACAGGTTTTGGCGCCGGGCGACCCGGCAGGCGTTGCGGATCGGGCCGGGGGACAAGGTGCTCGACCTGGCCGCCGGCACCGCGGTGTCGACGGTGGAGCTGGCCGGTTCCGGCGCGTGGTGTGTGGCGGCGGACTTCTCGGTCGGGATGCTCGGCGCCGGCGCGGCGCGTGACGTCCCGAAGGTCGCCGGGGACGCAACCCGGCTGCCGTTCGGTGACGGTGTCTTCGACGCGGTCACGATCAGTTTCGGGCTGCGTAACGTGGTCGATCATTCAGCGGGCCTGCGGGAGATGGCGCGGGTGACCCGACCGGGCGGACGGCTGGTGGTGTGTGAGTTCTCCACACCGACCAACGGGCTGTTCGCCACGGTGTACAAGGAGTACCTGATGCAGGCGCTGCCCAGGATGGCTCGCGCGGTGTCGTCGAACCCGGACGCCTATGTCTACCTGGCGGAGTCGATCCGGGCATGGCCCGATCAGCCGGCGCTGGCCGGGCGGATCGCGGCGGCCGGCTGGTCGCAGGTGCGGTGGCGCAACCTCAGCGGCGGAATCGTGGCGCTGCACGCTGCGGTCAAAGCCTGA
- a CDS encoding DUF2309 domain-containing protein yields MTTESTAAVESARAQVRSDIGVAARVLPTHYPLSTFIAVNPLAGLEAMPFEQALRRAADLYGVRGTLSEDQFRALYRQGRITDSDLDRVLQRRYPNLAQEPRLQLGPRTLSAVELVRADLVEGVPAPPPLRRNMTRSEQSAPTVADVIDAHTAKWCTAFFGGATWPMPGRDRGFYAAWRELAHRDRRLPRAARAALREAPQRPEDAVLAALESAAVDQDARIAYLQAHLTRLPGWAAHIQWCTGRRIDIDLTQYAAVRLSYESALLPDLQQVAAPVTEPPALPSARERAAHLVTRWGLGGVSEAELSTAARVLTVLPVTARESLWQNAFEGNYRDRLLETLEPATPQSASPADIQVVTCIDTRSEGLRRHLETGAGHQTFGFAGFFAVAIRFTDLLGGQPADLCPVLIAPAHDITEHPAPEAAGLASRRITGLTCLAGAETAFHAAKDSMAAPFTLAEAAGWVAAPWAAAKTLVPATSTGVRRRLRDLVAPPAPTQLACDAIPLAERALFAEAALTTMGLTRDFGTLVVFCAHGSTTENNPYQASLDCGACGGQAGGPNARTAATILNQADVRDALRGCGIDIPQRTVFVAAQHDTATDRVVVLDRHLVPPTHRGQLERLEADLATAGAALAAERCATLPGARRPRSPKRTARHVATRSADWAQVYPEWGLAGNAAFIVAPRSVTRGIDLQRRAFLHSYDAATDADGTALETILTAPLVVAQWINCQYYFSTVAPAAFGAGSKTIHNVVGTAGVLSGHDGDLRLGLPWQSLAEGERLVHEPQRLLAVIQAPLDRIDTVVERNPLLQRMFGNDWVAVAAREDSTAGWQRWTRAGWRTWTEAADPEPITEKEMIR; encoded by the coding sequence ATGACCACCGAATCGACCGCTGCGGTCGAATCAGCGCGCGCGCAGGTGCGCAGCGACATCGGAGTGGCCGCGCGGGTCCTGCCGACGCACTATCCACTCTCGACGTTCATCGCGGTCAACCCGCTGGCCGGACTGGAAGCGATGCCCTTCGAACAGGCGCTGCGCCGCGCCGCCGATCTGTACGGGGTCCGCGGCACGTTGAGCGAAGACCAGTTTCGGGCACTGTATCGGCAGGGCCGGATCACCGACAGCGACCTCGATCGGGTGCTGCAACGGCGCTACCCGAACCTGGCCCAGGAGCCACGCCTGCAACTGGGTCCACGCACTCTCAGTGCGGTCGAACTCGTGCGCGCCGACCTGGTCGAGGGAGTTCCGGCACCACCGCCTTTGCGTCGCAACATGACTCGCTCGGAGCAGTCTGCCCCGACGGTGGCCGACGTCATCGACGCCCACACCGCCAAGTGGTGCACCGCCTTCTTCGGTGGCGCGACCTGGCCGATGCCCGGGCGAGACCGGGGCTTTTATGCGGCCTGGCGGGAACTGGCCCACCGCGACCGGCGATTGCCCCGCGCCGCCCGGGCTGCGTTGCGTGAAGCACCCCAACGCCCCGAGGACGCGGTGCTGGCGGCGCTGGAGAGTGCCGCGGTAGACCAGGACGCGCGAATCGCCTACCTGCAGGCTCATCTGACCAGGCTTCCCGGTTGGGCCGCCCACATCCAGTGGTGCACCGGCCGGCGCATCGACATCGACCTGACCCAGTACGCCGCGGTACGCCTCAGCTATGAGTCGGCGCTGCTGCCCGACCTGCAGCAGGTCGCGGCGCCGGTGACAGAGCCGCCGGCACTGCCGTCAGCCCGTGAGCGGGCCGCCCATCTGGTGACACGATGGGGACTGGGTGGGGTGAGCGAAGCCGAACTGTCCACCGCCGCGCGGGTGCTGACAGTGCTACCGGTGACAGCGCGAGAGTCGCTGTGGCAAAACGCATTCGAAGGAAACTACCGCGATCGGCTACTGGAAACGTTGGAACCCGCTACGCCGCAGTCTGCTTCACCTGCCGACATTCAGGTGGTCACCTGTATCGACACTCGGTCCGAAGGGTTGCGCCGGCATCTGGAGACCGGCGCGGGCCACCAAACCTTCGGCTTCGCCGGGTTCTTCGCGGTCGCGATCCGCTTCACCGACCTGCTGGGTGGGCAGCCCGCCGACCTGTGCCCGGTCCTGATCGCCCCGGCCCACGACATCACCGAGCATCCGGCGCCTGAGGCGGCCGGACTGGCGTCGCGGCGCATCACCGGCCTGACCTGCCTGGCCGGCGCCGAGACGGCTTTCCATGCCGCCAAGGACTCGATGGCGGCGCCGTTCACGCTGGCCGAAGCTGCCGGTTGGGTCGCCGCGCCGTGGGCGGCCGCCAAAACGCTGGTTCCGGCCACCAGCACCGGCGTGCGCCGACGGCTACGCGACCTTGTGGCCCCGCCCGCGCCGACGCAACTCGCCTGTGACGCCATCCCGTTGGCTGAGCGGGCGCTGTTCGCCGAGGCGGCGCTGACCACCATGGGACTGACCCGCGACTTCGGCACGCTGGTCGTGTTCTGCGCGCACGGCAGCACCACCGAGAACAACCCGTATCAGGCCTCCCTGGACTGCGGAGCGTGTGGCGGACAAGCCGGTGGTCCCAACGCTCGCACCGCCGCGACGATACTCAACCAAGCCGACGTGCGGGACGCCTTGCGCGGCTGCGGCATCGACATCCCGCAGCGCACGGTGTTCGTCGCTGCTCAACACGACACCGCCACCGACCGGGTGGTGGTGCTCGACCGGCACCTGGTGCCGCCCACTCACCGGGGCCAACTGGAGCGCCTGGAAGCCGACCTGGCCACCGCCGGCGCCGCGCTGGCCGCCGAACGGTGCGCGACGCTGCCGGGCGCCCGCAGACCGAGGTCACCGAAACGCACGGCGCGCCACGTCGCAACCCGCTCCGCGGACTGGGCGCAGGTGTATCCGGAATGGGGCCTGGCGGGCAACGCGGCCTTCATCGTCGCCCCTCGTTCGGTGACCCGCGGAATCGACCTGCAGCGCCGGGCTTTCCTGCACTCCTACGACGCGGCGACCGATGCCGACGGCACCGCGCTGGAAACGATACTGACCGCGCCGCTGGTGGTGGCGCAATGGATCAATTGCCAGTACTACTTCTCCACCGTCGCACCCGCGGCGTTCGGGGCGGGCAGCAAGACGATTCACAACGTCGTCGGCACCGCCGGGGTGTTGTCCGGCCATGACGGCGACCTGCGCCTGGGGCTGCCGTGGCAATCGCTGGCCGAGGGCGAACGATTGGTCCACGAACCGCAACGTCTGCTGGCTGTGATCCAGGCGCCGCTGGACCGTATCGACACGGTCGTCGAACGAAACCCGTTACTGCAGAGAATGTTCGGCAACGATTGGGTCGCCGTGGCGGCCCGCGAGGACAGCACGGCCGGTTGGCAGCGCTGGACCCGCGCGGGCTGGCGTACCTGGACCGAGGCCGCAGACCCCGAACCGATCACCGAGAAGGAGATGATCCGATGA
- a CDS encoding winged helix-turn-helix domain-containing protein, whose amino-acid sequence MVAAKQRNTPKQTTTGTRTRKAAPAKKSAHDGATSGGPPRGWTFLTNHAHALLCLAQGESLTARELSLRIGITERSVQAILADLIADGYLEKSKVGRRNSYTVNPKGRLRHPLEAAHTVGDLIDALT is encoded by the coding sequence ATGGTTGCGGCGAAACAGAGGAACACACCGAAGCAGACGACGACCGGTACCCGCACCAGAAAAGCGGCGCCGGCCAAGAAATCCGCGCACGACGGCGCCACCTCCGGGGGGCCGCCACGAGGGTGGACCTTCCTGACCAACCACGCCCACGCGCTGCTGTGTCTGGCGCAGGGCGAGTCGCTGACCGCCCGCGAGTTGAGCCTGCGCATCGGCATCACCGAGCGTTCGGTACAGGCCATCCTGGCCGACCTGATCGCCGACGGCTATCTGGAGAAGTCCAAGGTCGGACGGCGCAACAGCTACACGGTCAATCCGAAGGGCCGGCTGCGCCACCCCCTGGAGGCCGCCCACACCGTCGGTGATCTCATCGATGCGCTGACCTGA
- a CDS encoding proton-conducting transporter membrane subunit: MLSDATVLIAVVAAPMLVGLTAFGLRGRGADLLGRLGVLASGAGFVTAVGLAAGILGGRGVTALDGWPISLAADELSVALLLLVFGISTVVQAFGSRYLAGDSRRYWFTAGAGMLTAASAALALAATLVTLALAWTLAGVALCLLLATYWQLPPAREGVRRTVVAFLIGDAALWAAVGVITARAGNVTLDGLAVQELGGPQAAVVAVLVVCAALSRSAQIPFHRWLPATLAAPTPVSALLHAGVVNAGGILLIRLSPLSTVGVAVVVTLIAGAATMAYASVISLVKPDVKGALAYSTMAQMGFMTFTVGLGLWAAAVVHLVAHGCYKATLFLGSGSAVAYRRRAASVPTAPQQSGHTRATNLAAAVLLPLTALSAGALVVPGVTEHGSGMALLLFAWVTGAAATWGWLTRRAHTFALLSAALVALPTAIAYLAVVSSLTDYLAPALPAETLSARAVTTIVAAAVLMLAGFSVLRWSKTRPGLHRALYAHALVAGYPNPPMRGVRP, encoded by the coding sequence ATGTTGAGCGATGCGACGGTGCTGATCGCAGTGGTGGCCGCGCCCATGCTGGTCGGCCTGACCGCTTTCGGACTTCGCGGCCGCGGCGCCGATCTACTCGGCCGCCTCGGCGTGCTGGCATCAGGGGCCGGGTTCGTGACGGCGGTCGGCCTGGCCGCCGGGATCCTCGGGGGCCGCGGTGTCACCGCCCTCGATGGATGGCCGATCAGCCTTGCCGCCGATGAGCTTTCGGTGGCGCTGTTGCTGCTGGTCTTCGGCATCAGCACCGTGGTGCAGGCATTCGGGTCCCGTTACCTCGCGGGTGACTCGCGCCGATACTGGTTCACCGCGGGGGCCGGCATGCTCACGGCAGCCTCGGCGGCGCTGGCACTGGCGGCCACCCTGGTCACCCTGGCGCTGGCCTGGACGCTGGCTGGAGTCGCTTTGTGCCTGCTGCTGGCCACCTACTGGCAGTTGCCTCCGGCCCGAGAGGGTGTCCGCCGCACCGTGGTCGCGTTCCTGATCGGCGATGCCGCGCTGTGGGCGGCGGTCGGTGTCATCACCGCCCGGGCCGGCAACGTCACCCTCGACGGACTGGCTGTCCAGGAACTCGGGGGACCGCAGGCCGCGGTGGTGGCCGTCCTGGTGGTGTGCGCTGCACTGTCACGCTCGGCTCAGATTCCCTTCCATCGCTGGCTTCCGGCCACGCTGGCTGCTCCCACTCCGGTGTCGGCGCTCCTGCACGCCGGTGTCGTCAACGCCGGCGGCATCCTGCTCATCCGCCTGAGTCCGCTCAGCACCGTCGGAGTCGCCGTGGTGGTCACCCTGATCGCCGGGGCGGCAACCATGGCCTACGCCTCGGTGATCTCGCTGGTAAAGCCGGATGTCAAAGGGGCACTGGCATATTCGACAATGGCCCAGATGGGCTTCATGACCTTCACCGTCGGCCTCGGCCTCTGGGCGGCCGCGGTCGTCCACCTGGTGGCCCACGGCTGCTACAAGGCGACGCTGTTCCTGGGGTCGGGCTCGGCAGTCGCGTACCGCCGCCGCGCCGCATCGGTGCCGACGGCACCGCAACAGTCCGGACACACCCGCGCGACCAATCTGGCCGCAGCGGTGCTGCTACCGCTCACCGCGCTGAGCGCCGGCGCGCTGGTGGTGCCCGGTGTCACCGAACACGGCTCCGGGATGGCATTGCTGCTGTTCGCCTGGGTGACCGGTGCAGCCGCGACGTGGGGCTGGCTGACCCGACGGGCGCACACGTTCGCCCTGCTCAGCGCCGCGCTGGTGGCTCTGCCGACCGCCATCGCGTACCTGGCGGTGGTCAGCTCGCTCACCGATTACCTCGCCCCGGCGCTACCGGCCGAGACACTGTCGGCACGAGCGGTGACGACGATCGTCGCCGCGGCCGTGCTGATGCTGGCGGGCTTCTCGGTGCTGCGGTGGTCGAAGACCCGGCCGGGACTGCACCGAGCGCTCTACGCCCACGCACTTGTCGCCGGCTATCCCAACCCACCGATGAGGGGAGTTCGTCCATGA
- a CDS encoding TerC family protein: MSDVVVVPIWGWTVLMVAIVAMLAVDLFLHRDNHVIEFREAATWSTIWIAAGLGFGVLLWWIYGGEVAGTYYAGYLIEKALSVDNVFVFALIFSYFAVPDRYQHKVLFWGVIGALLMRLVFIFVGVELLTAFFWTAYLFGAFLIYTSYKMAFRRDDEIHPERMLLVRLVQRLIPTDPRYHGERLFVRIDGKRMATMLFVALVAIEGSDLIFAIDSVAAVLAITTSTFLVWTANAFAVLGLRSLYFCLAGLLRRFIYLHYGLAFLLFFAGAKLILSETPVGKLPIPLTLSVIVVTLATSIVTSMLATRNTRPGADEPPRSDAVRPHD; this comes from the coding sequence ATGAGTGATGTTGTCGTCGTTCCTATTTGGGGATGGACCGTGTTGATGGTCGCCATCGTGGCGATGCTGGCCGTCGACCTTTTCCTGCATCGGGACAACCATGTCATCGAATTTCGGGAAGCCGCGACCTGGTCGACGATCTGGATCGCCGCCGGACTGGGTTTCGGTGTGCTGCTGTGGTGGATCTACGGAGGTGAGGTGGCCGGAACGTACTACGCCGGCTACCTGATAGAGAAGGCGCTGTCGGTCGACAACGTGTTCGTGTTCGCACTGATCTTCAGCTACTTCGCCGTCCCCGATCGCTACCAGCACAAAGTGCTGTTCTGGGGCGTCATCGGCGCACTACTGATGCGGCTGGTCTTCATCTTCGTCGGGGTCGAACTGTTGACCGCCTTCTTCTGGACCGCGTACCTGTTCGGCGCGTTCCTGATCTATACCAGCTACAAGATGGCGTTCAGGCGCGACGACGAGATACACCCCGAACGCATGCTCCTGGTGCGTCTGGTCCAGCGGCTGATTCCCACCGACCCCCGTTACCACGGCGAGCGCCTGTTCGTCCGGATCGACGGAAAACGCATGGCAACAATGCTTTTCGTGGCGCTGGTGGCGATCGAGGGCAGCGACCTGATCTTCGCCATCGACTCGGTGGCCGCAGTCCTGGCGATCACCACCAGCACCTTCCTCGTGTGGACGGCCAACGCCTTCGCCGTACTGGGGCTGCGCAGCCTGTACTTCTGCTTGGCCGGCCTGTTACGGCGATTCATCTACCTGCACTACGGGCTGGCGTTCCTGTTGTTCTTCGCCGGGGCGAAGCTGATTCTATCCGAAACCCCGGTCGGCAAGCTCCCGATCCCGCTGACCCTGTCGGTCATCGTGGTGACCCTGGCCACCTCCATCGTCACCAGCATGCTGGCCACCCGTAACACCCGTCCCGGCGCCGACGAGCCGCCACGCAGCGACGCGGTGCGTCCGCACGACTGA
- a CDS encoding P-II family nitrogen regulator has translation MTSTLSALTKMTKVEVVVPGQEAPAVRDLIRSVGATGFTSLSGVSGLGHHGYHQGRLLFNQQAALELVITVVPDARAEALLAGLRQLLDATSGVMFVTETYVSRPEYFSPTPTT, from the coding sequence ATGACGTCCACATTGTCGGCACTGACCAAGATGACCAAGGTCGAGGTCGTGGTCCCGGGCCAGGAGGCACCCGCGGTGCGCGACCTGATCCGAAGCGTCGGTGCCACCGGCTTCACCAGCTTGTCCGGGGTGTCCGGACTGGGCCACCACGGTTACCACCAGGGCCGGCTGCTGTTCAACCAGCAGGCCGCACTGGAGCTCGTCATCACCGTGGTCCCCGACGCCCGGGCCGAGGCGCTGCTGGCCGGCCTGCGCCAGCTCCTCGACGCGACATCGGGGGTGATGTTCGTGACCGAGACCTACGTCAGTCGCCCTGAGTACTTCAGCCCAACACCCACCACCTGA
- the menJ gene encoding menaquinone reductase: MDTPATSSAADVVVVGAGPAGSAAAAWAARAGYDVLVIDSAEFPRDKACGDGLTPRAIAEMRRLGLGSWLDGRIAHRGLRMSGFGADVEVPWPGRSFPPSSSAVARTELDDRIRLVAVDDGAKMKLGVKAVGVERVPGGRVSAVVLDSGEAIRCGHLIVADGARSTLGRKLGRQWHKETVYGVAVRGYIATPRSDEPWITSHLELRSPDGEVLPGYGWIFPLGNGEVNIGVGALATAKRPAEAGLRPLLNYYTGLRRDEWGFDGDPRAALSALLPMGGAVSGVAGPNWMLIGDAAACVNPLNGEGIDYGLETGRLAVELLGSGSYETAWPAVLHEHYARGFSMARRLALLLTFPRFLPLAGPLAMRSSVLMTIAVRVMGNFVTDEDEDAVARLWRGAGALSQRLDARRPFS; this comes from the coding sequence ATGGACACACCGGCGACCAGTAGTGCGGCCGACGTCGTCGTGGTCGGGGCCGGACCGGCCGGTTCAGCAGCGGCGGCCTGGGCCGCCCGCGCCGGTTATGACGTGTTGGTGATCGACTCCGCGGAGTTCCCCCGCGACAAGGCCTGCGGCGATGGGCTGACTCCCCGGGCGATCGCCGAGATGCGCCGGCTGGGGCTCGGTTCGTGGCTGGACGGCCGGATCGCCCACCGGGGTCTGCGGATGTCGGGATTCGGCGCCGACGTGGAGGTGCCCTGGCCCGGACGCTCGTTTCCGCCGTCGAGCAGCGCGGTGGCGCGTACCGAGCTCGACGACCGGATCCGCCTGGTCGCCGTCGACGACGGCGCCAAGATGAAGCTCGGCGTCAAAGCCGTCGGAGTCGAGCGCGTCCCCGGCGGGCGGGTGTCGGCGGTGGTGCTGGACTCCGGGGAGGCGATCCGCTGCGGACATCTGATCGTCGCCGACGGGGCGCGTTCGACGCTGGGCCGGAAGCTGGGCCGGCAGTGGCACAAGGAGACCGTCTACGGAGTGGCGGTCCGCGGCTACATCGCGACACCGCGCAGCGACGAGCCCTGGATCACCTCGCACCTGGAGCTGCGCTCGCCCGACGGCGAGGTGTTGCCCGGTTACGGCTGGATCTTCCCGTTGGGCAACGGCGAGGTGAACATCGGCGTCGGCGCGCTGGCCACCGCCAAGCGGCCCGCCGAGGCCGGGCTGCGGCCGCTGCTGAACTACTACACCGGGCTGCGCCGCGACGAGTGGGGCTTCGACGGTGACCCGCGGGCCGCGCTGTCGGCGCTGCTGCCGATGGGCGGCGCAGTGTCGGGCGTGGCCGGACCGAACTGGATGCTGATCGGCGACGCCGCGGCATGTGTGAACCCGCTCAACGGCGAGGGCATCGACTACGGGCTCGAGACCGGCCGGCTGGCCGTGGAACTGCTCGGGTCAGGCAGCTATGAAACGGCATGGCCGGCGGTGTTGCACGAGCACTACGCGCGCGGTTTTTCGATGGCGCGCCGGCTGGCGCTGCTGCTGACCTTCCCCCGGTTTCTGCCGCTGGCGGGACCGCTGGCGATGCGCTCGTCGGTGTTGATGACGATCGCGGTGCGGGTGATGGGCAACTTCGTCACCGACGAGGACGAGGACGCGGTGGCCCGGCTGTGGCGGGGCGCCGGTGCGCTGTCGCAGCGGCTCGATGCCCGCCGCCCGTTCTCGTGA
- a CDS encoding carbonic anhydrase, with amino-acid sequence MMMIDPMTAWQRLRAGGESSGPLRVTGELACGTTAAAVFRCADSAVPSTAVFGQGAGALLDVSTWGHVIDTGVLATLEFAVQSLNVPLIVVLGHHDCHAVRTAQRAWERADLPDGATRTAVEQVLWSIVRRHAPADSADEVAAAHAIETGLGLMQRSPIIAARVDTRDCAIVCASIGLRDGRLRVHATLGPAGENQDALAECV; translated from the coding sequence ATGATGATGATTGATCCGATGACCGCTTGGCAACGGCTGCGTGCAGGCGGAGAGAGTTCCGGCCCGTTGCGCGTGACGGGCGAGTTGGCCTGCGGCACAACGGCTGCAGCAGTCTTCCGGTGTGCTGATTCGGCGGTGCCGAGCACCGCGGTGTTCGGTCAGGGCGCAGGTGCCCTGCTCGACGTCAGCACCTGGGGACACGTCATCGACACCGGTGTGCTGGCCACGCTGGAGTTCGCGGTGCAGAGTCTGAACGTGCCGCTGATCGTGGTGCTCGGCCACCATGATTGCCACGCAGTGCGGACCGCTCAGCGCGCGTGGGAGCGCGCCGACCTGCCTGATGGCGCCACCCGCACGGCCGTCGAGCAGGTGCTGTGGTCCATCGTGCGGCGCCACGCGCCCGCCGATTCAGCCGACGAGGTCGCCGCAGCGCACGCGATCGAGACCGGTCTGGGTCTCATGCAACGCTCGCCGATCATCGCCGCTCGGGTGGATACCCGCGACTGCGCGATCGTGTGTGCCAGCATCGGCCTGCGCGATGGACGGCTGCGTGTACACGCCACGCTCGGACCGGCCGGCGAGAATCAGGACGCGCTGGCCGAGTGCGTGTGA
- a CDS encoding GAF domain-containing protein has product MTNVYRAPMRSRRDDVDPQLALERAHAHRLCGFGRHGHGDSLPRRVQRLAAVPDGSLVWTRDGDGWYWLGRIDGPYFYDADGESVDLVHVRPCTWRTEPVAESRCPAAVVKTFHRGGRNFQQIHHPHVGQESESLWERR; this is encoded by the coding sequence GTGACGAACGTCTACCGGGCCCCGATGCGGTCACGCCGCGATGACGTCGACCCGCAGCTGGCGCTCGAACGCGCGCATGCGCACCGGTTGTGCGGATTCGGCCGGCACGGGCACGGCGACTCGTTGCCGCGTCGGGTGCAACGGCTGGCCGCGGTGCCCGACGGATCACTGGTGTGGACCCGTGACGGCGACGGCTGGTACTGGCTGGGCCGCATCGACGGACCGTATTTCTATGATGCCGACGGTGAAAGTGTCGACCTCGTACATGTGCGGCCCTGCACCTGGAGGACCGAGCCGGTGGCCGAATCACGTTGTCCGGCAGCGGTGGTCAAGACCTTCCACCGGGGCGGCCGCAACTTCCAGCAGATTCACCACCCGCACGTCGGGCAGGAGTCGGAATCGCTCTGGGAGCGCCGATAG
- a CDS encoding glycosyltransferase family 1 protein has protein sequence MRVAIVAESFLPNVNGVTNSVLRVIEHLRRTGHEVMVIAPDTPPGQPAADRVHDGIRVHRVPSRMFPRVTSLPLGIPWPRMVGVLRGFDPDVVHLASPALLGWGGVHAARRLGVPSVAVFQTDVAGFAQSYGVGVLSRAAWAWTRRLHNHADRTLAPSTSAMEDLASHGVSRVYRWARGVDITGFAPSARDEELRGAWSPQGKPIVGFVGRLAPEKHVERLAALTDDVQLVVVGDGVDRAKLQKRLPAAVFTGALYGPQLASAYASMDVFVHPGEHETFCQTVQEAMASGLPVVAPDAGGPRDLVTPMHTGLLLPVAEFERRLPAAVGHLLAERPRYAVAARRSVIGRTWPLICDQLLTHYETVVGTRGRQVA, from the coding sequence GTGCGCGTTGCGATCGTTGCAGAGTCCTTCCTCCCCAACGTCAACGGCGTCACCAACTCGGTGCTGCGGGTCATCGAGCACTTGCGCCGCACGGGGCATGAGGTGATGGTCATCGCACCCGACACGCCGCCCGGGCAGCCGGCGGCCGACCGGGTGCACGACGGTATCCGGGTCCACCGGGTGCCTTCGCGGATGTTCCCCCGAGTCACCTCGTTGCCGCTGGGAATCCCGTGGCCGCGGATGGTCGGTGTACTGCGCGGTTTCGATCCCGATGTCGTGCATCTGGCCTCACCGGCACTGCTGGGGTGGGGCGGGGTACACGCGGCGCGGCGTCTGGGTGTGCCGTCCGTCGCGGTCTTCCAGACCGACGTGGCAGGTTTCGCGCAGAGTTATGGCGTGGGCGTATTGTCCCGCGCCGCCTGGGCGTGGACGCGCCGGTTGCACAACCACGCCGACCGGACTTTGGCGCCGTCCACTTCGGCCATGGAAGACCTTGCTTCCCATGGTGTCTCGCGGGTGTATCGCTGGGCGAGAGGGGTCGACATCACCGGCTTCGCGCCTTCGGCACGCGACGAGGAACTGCGCGGGGCCTGGTCGCCGCAGGGCAAGCCGATCGTCGGGTTCGTCGGCCGGTTGGCTCCGGAGAAACACGTGGAACGGCTGGCGGCGCTCACCGACGATGTGCAGCTTGTCGTCGTCGGTGACGGAGTTGATCGGGCCAAACTCCAGAAGCGGCTTCCGGCAGCCGTTTTCACCGGTGCGCTGTACGGCCCCCAATTGGCGAGCGCCTATGCCAGCATGGACGTATTCGTCCATCCTGGCGAGCATGAGACGTTCTGCCAGACGGTGCAGGAGGCCATGGCCTCGGGCCTGCCGGTCGTCGCACCAGATGCCGGCGGTCCGCGCGACCTGGTGACGCCGATGCACACCGGTCTGTTGCTGCCGGTGGCGGAGTTCGAACGGCGGCTGCCCGCAGCCGTCGGGCATCTGCTGGCCGAGCGGCCACGCTACGCGGTGGCCGCCCGGCGCAGCGTGATCGGCCGCACCTGGCCGCTGATCTGCGACCAGCTGCTGACCCACTACGAGACCGTGGTCGGGACCCGGGGCCGCCAGGTGGCGTGA